Proteins encoded in a region of the Coffea eugenioides isolate CCC68of chromosome 4, Ceug_1.0, whole genome shotgun sequence genome:
- the LOC113767332 gene encoding uncharacterized protein LOC113767332, protein MAASFQSLNHPSHALGFISRQRSQNTVRRNPVLALSPSSIIPKIEESGDLLDFSKNSRSTSALIDGGGSLLSRNSVGVIGGASVVSTVKFAKKLVDWSSKDAESSSIPFVLCSDPVLSKELLFHERSSLPFLTSKGEHRAKDHGPAVSNLRTKRIFLENSGAGCIVTPCHVSHSWYDEVAEGCSVPFLHIGECVAKELKEAKMKPLEAGSPLRIGIIASDATLAAGFYQKKLQNEGFEVMVPDKATMEHTVLPAMEALIRKDIEGAQNLFRIALQVLLVRAVNTIILASDDMQGLLPPDDPLLKKCVDPVDALARSAIKHARSAEIAT, encoded by the exons ATGGCAGCCTCTTTTCAGTCATTGAATCATCCATCTCATGCTTTGGGTTTTATAAGCAGGCAGAGAAGTCAGAACACGGTCAGGAGAAATCCTGTTCTTGCTTTATCTCCATCTTCTATTATcccaaaaattgaagaaagcggtgatctactggactttAGCAAGAATTCTCGCTCAACTAGTGCTCTAATAGATGGTGGTGGTTCATTGCTTTCTCGCAACTCAGTAGGAGTTATTGGTGGTGCCTCAGTTGTATCCACTGTGAAGTTTGCCAAGAAATTGGTGGACTGGAGTTCGAAGGATGCCGAGAGTAGCAGCATCCCTTTTGTTCTTTGCTCTGATCCAGTACTAAGCAAGGAGCTTTTGTTCCACGAAAGGAGTTCTTTGCCTTTCCTTACTAGTAAGGGTGAACATCGAGCTAAGGATCATGGTCCAGCTGTTTCAAATCTGAGAACCAAGAGAATATTTCTGGAGAATTCTGGAGCTGGTTGCATTGTGACGCCTTGTCATGTATCCCATTCATGGTATGACGAGGTTGCAGAAGGATGTTCTGTACCTTTTCTTCATATAGGCGAATGTGTTGCCAAGGAGCTAAAGGAAGCAAAAATGAAGCCTCTTGAAGCTGGAAGTCCACTACGCATTGGAATTATTGCAAGTGATGCGACGTTAGCTGCCGGATTTTATCAGAAGAAACTTCAAAATGAG GGGTTTGAGGTCATGGTGCCGGATAAAGCTACCATGGAACACACTGTACTCCCAGCAATGGAAGCTTTAATCAGAAAAGACATTGAAGGAGCTCAAAATTTGTTCAGAATTGCTTTGCAAGTACTTCTGGTGAGAGCCGTAAACACTATAATCCTTGCCTCTGATGACATGCAAGGCCTTTTGCCTCCAGATGATCCTCTTCTCAAGAAATGTGTAGACCCAGTGGATGCCTTGGCCAGATCAGCTATCA
- the LOC113767910 gene encoding uncharacterized protein LOC113767910 has protein sequence MASLSKKWARIISRVASQIYFLLIIFQVPLFRFPCRIGMCETPMEVTSSQLIASEVLPTVVVKIILSPGAIAKAITKKTSMPTYNDLLSTGKFINMGKGPSTIDLKHMEVLAGSYFSLAGAFLGLMRSGRMSLFGVMLIILGIAREVNFGKHAPNDPSKEVCMYRSMYIAVLSAFFSIRGDVRKLIRSSKVKHIIHPLRHSKAKRK, from the exons ATGGCGTCGTTGTCAAAGAAATGGGCCAGGATCATTTCTCGCGTCGCTTCTCAAATTTATTTCCTCCTCATTATTTTCCAAGTTCCTCTTTTCAG ATTCCCATGTAGAATTGGCATGTGCGAAACACCTATGGAGGTGACATCCTCTCAGCTGATTGCGAGTGAGGTTCTTCCTACAGTGGTAGTAAAGATCATTCTGTCTCCTGGAGCCATTGCAAAAGCCAttaccaagaaaacaagcatGCCGACCTACAACGACTTGCTGAGCACTGGGAAATTCATCAACATGGGTAAAGGGCCGTCAACAATCGATCTCAAGCACATGGAG GTTCTTGCAGGAAGCTACTTCTCTTTAGCTGGAGCATTTCTAGGTCTAATGAGATCTGGAAGGATGAGCCTCTTTGGGGTAATGCTCATCATTTTGGGAATTGCCAGGGAAGTCAATTTTGGAAAGCATGCGCCTAACGATCCTTCTAAAGAAGTTTGCATGTACCGTTCAATGTACATTGCTGTGCTTTCTGCTTTCTTTTCTATTAGAGGGGATGTCAGAAAGCTAATCCGCAGTAGCAAAGTTAAACATATTATTCATCCGCTCAGGCATTCAAAAGCAAAGCGTAAATGA